Genomic segment of Rhodocaloribacter litoris:
AAGATCCACCGGTAATACTCTTCCACGGTGATGATCTCGCCGGGCCGGTACGGGCTCTCGAAGTGCTTGCGGATGCCCAGGCTGCCGTCAGGGTCCATGCGGGCGGAGAGCTCGATCCAGAACTCGTTCTCCTCCCACACCTCGCCGGGGTTGGCCTCGTAGGTGAAGCGCACCTTCTTGCCCAGCCGCTCCAGGGCCACGCGGCGCACGGGCTGCCGGAAGGCGATCCACTGGCCGGCGTGCGTCTCCTGGCTCATCAGGTCGTGCCGCTCGCCGGCGTGGCCCATGGGCAGCACGTAGTCGGCAAACCAGGCGCTCTCGTTCCAGGTGGGCGTCAGCGCCACGTGGCATCGGATCTTCTCCTCGTCGCGGAGGGCCTTCAGCCACATGAACCCGTCGGGGTTGATCCACATCGGGTTGTAGACGCGGGTGAAGTAGACGTCGACGGTGCCGCGTCCTTCCTCCAGGAAGTGGGGCAGGAGGAAGCTCATCTCGTAGTGCGCCAGCGGCCACTCGTGGGGCAGGTGCAGCTCGTTCCACGCGTTGAAGGGCGGGGGCTGGTCGAAGGGCTTCGGGACGAACTTGTTCCACGCATTGCCGGAGGTGCCGCCGCGCACGCCCACCGAGCCGGTGAGCACGTTCAGGAAGAAGAGGGCGCGGGTGACCTGCCAGCCGCCCAGGTTGCCGATGCTGGCGCTGCGCCAGTTGTGGGCGGCCAGCCGCCCCTGGCAGTCGGCCACGTAGTCGGCGGCCTGGCGGATGCGGTCCTCGGGCACCTGGGCCTCGGCGGCGGCCCGGGCAAAGGTGAAGCGGCCGTAGAGGTGCTTCAGGAGCCGGTCGAACAGGTCGAAGGCGGCGTCGCCGGCGTCGATCGTGGCCTGCTGGATCTCGTGCTTCAGCGCGTCGTCGTCCACGGCCAGCCGGCCCTCGGCCACGGCCCGGAGCGTCTCGCGCCAGTTGACCCAGCGGCGGACGAACGCCCGGTCGTAGCGGCCGGTCTGGATCAGGTGGTTGGCGATGGCGAGCAGGACGGTGGTCTCGCTGCCGGGCCAGGTGGGCAGCCACACGTCGCTCTTCGAGGCGGTGTTCGAGAGGCGGGGGTCGAAGGTGATGAGCCTGGCGCCCTGCTGCATGGCCTCCATGATGCGCTGGGCGTGGGGGTTGAAGTAGTGGCCCGTCTCGAGGTGGCTGGAGATGAGGAGGATGGTGCGGGCGTGGGCATAGTCGGGGCTGGGGCGGTCGAAGCCGGCCCACAGGTAATAGCCGAGGCGGGCGCTGGCCGAGCAGATGTTGGTGTGGCTGTTGTGACCGTCGACGCCCCAGGCCTGGATGACGCGGTTGGTGTAGCCGTCCTCGCCGGGCCGCCCGACGTGGTACATGATGCCGTCGCGGCGGCGCAGGCGGCTCTCGCGCATCTTCGCGCCGATCTCTTCGAGGGCCTGCTCCCACGAGATGCGTTTCCACCGCCCCGCGCCGCGCGCCCCGACGCGCTTGAGGGGGTAGAGGATCCGCTCGGGGTCGTACGTCTGGTTGATGGTGGCCGGCCCCTTGGCACAGTTGCGCCCCCGGCTGCCCGGGTGCTTCGGGTTGCCCTCGAACTTGCGGATGTCGAGCGTCTCGCGGTCCACGTAGGCCAGCAGGCCGCAGGCGCTCTCGCAGTTGAAGCAGACGGTGGGCACGAGCGTGTAGCGGCGGGCCACCCGGCGCGGCCAGGCCTTGCCGTCCCACTCCACCCAGTCGTCCCACCGCTCCGGGGGCGGGTACTGGCTCAGACGCCCGTCCGGGTGGACGACCGTGGTCAGCTTCTCGGGGGCTGCGTCGGTCTCAGCAAAGGCCGGCGGGCCGAAGGAGGTGTCGAGGTCGGAGGACATGGCGGTTCGGGGTGATTGGGTGAAGGGTGTCTGGGTGTTTGGGTGTCTGGGTGGGTGGCTGGGTGGATGGGCGGAGGGTCCATGGATCGGCGTGCTGGATCAGGTGGACGAGTAGTAGCTCCCGGTAACGTTGAACGCTTCCCATGGGAAAAACCCGATCCGTGTCGCTTGTATTTTGTCCACGCTCCACGCTCCTCCCTCCACTCACCATTCTTACGAGTTCGGTATTTCCTGCGGGGCCATCACGAAGGCGTATTCGTAGGCGTAGAGGCCGGCGAGGCTGAGCAGCCCGGCCAGGCCGGCGGTCACCGGCTCGCCGGCGGCCAGCAGGGCCAGGGGGATCAGGTGGCCGGCCGTCACGCTCCAGAGCCAGAAGTGGTGGCGGTAGCGCCCGTGGCGGATGGCGTGGGCGGCGCGGGCCGCGGCCTCGGAGGCGTGCGGCATCCCGAACTCGCCGGTGAAGGTCACCAGCAGGTCGAGGCCGAGGGCCACGCCGAAGGCGAGGCGGGCGGTGTGGGCCAGGCCGGCGGGGAAGGGAAGGAACACGTCGAGCACGAGCAGGGCCGCCCCCCCGGCGACGAAGGCCTGTACGAGCAGGTGCAGGGGCAGCAGGGTACTCTGCCAGAGGTCGCGCCCCTCGGCCTGCCCGAACAGGAACGCCGTGTAGACGGCCGTGCCGAAGGCCAGCGGCAGGCCGGCCCACAGGAGCCAGGGGCGCGCGGCGTCGGCCACGGCGGCATCCAGCCACCCCAGCCAGGCGCCGGCCTCGAGGATCCACCACAGCCCCGTCACCACGCTGAAGCCCACCAGCAGGAACGCCCCGCGCACCAGCCAGCTCTTCCATTGCGGCCGCGTCAGGATGCGGAGGAAGCGCTCCGGGCGCTCGAGGTCGTAGACGAGCAGCCCGGTGGTGAGGCCCAGGAACAGCAGGGCCACCAGCCCGCCGGCCACGAACGCCGGCGCGTCGAAGGCGAACAGCCCCAGCCCCGCGCCCAGGCTCAGCAGCATGAACACGCCGGCGGCGATGGCCTTGGTGACCAGGTAGGCGGGCACCGGCCAGTGCCACGGGATCTTGTGCTGGGCGTTGTAGGCCACCTGCACCATGTGGTCGGCCATGCGCCCGTCGCCGATCAGGAGGGCGCCGGGCTCCGGCACCCCCTGCGCCCCCGGCGTGCGGATGGGTGTGCCCTTCGCGGCCCGTCGCGCCGGCGGGGCGGACGGCGCGGGCGAGGCCGGCGGGGCGTCGTGCCCGTCGNNNNNNNNNNGGCGTCGTGCCCGTCGCCGCCGTGGGGGTCCAGCACGTCGGCCCACATGAACGTGGCGGGCGGCGTGGGGGTGGCCGTCGGGTGCAGCGCCGCGTCGTTGCCGCCGGCGTAGAACAGCTTCGGCGCCGTGCCCTGCTCGGGCTTGCGGACGGTCACCTTGCCGGCGGCCAGGCGACGGCTGATCTCGGAATCCGGGTCGTCCAGGTCCCCCGCGAGGATGGCGTGCTCGGGGCAGACCACCACGCAGGCCGGCTCCTGCCCCACCTCGATGCGGTGGGCGCAGAAGTGGCACTTGGCCGCCGTGCCCGTCTCGGGGTCCACGTAGATGGCGTCGTAGGGGCAGGCCTGCAGGCACGCCTTGCACCCGATGCACACGTCCGGGTCGAACTCGACGATGCCGTCGGCCCGCTGGTACATGGCCGTCACCGGGCAGATGCGCACGCACGGCGGGTTGGCGCAATGGTTACAGCGCGTCACCTGGAAGTGGCGGCGGACGTTCGGATAGACGCCGGTCTCGACGTACTTCACCCACGTCCGGTTGACGCCGAGGGGCACCTGGTTCTCGCTCTTGCAGGCCGTCGAGCAGGCATGGCAGCCGATGCAGGCGTCGTTGTCGATCAGAAAGCCGTAGTTCATGGAGGGAGGCGGACCGGGACAGGGGCTGGGTGGATTAAACTTGTGATGTCAAGTGATGTCAGGTAAAGAAAGCGCTTTTGTACGGAGAATGCAAGAGGGTATGTATTCGAGATTCAGCGGAGGTCGGTCGGCAGGTCGTCCGGCCGGTTGATGTTGCGGAGGGGGGCGGCGGGGACGTCGACGAGGCGGACGGCCCCGAGGCGGTCGAGCAGGGCGTGGAGGGCCCGGCGTCCGGCGGCGAGTTGCTCGGCCACCACCGGGCGCACCGTGGTGGCATAGGCGGCGCAGAGGGGGTGCAGCCGCCCGTCCGGGGTGCGGGGGACGACGGCGTCGAGGCCGGGACGGCAGGCAGCCAGCAGGGTGCGGAGGATGTCTTCGGAGAGAAAGGGCAGGTCGCACGCCACGGCCAGCAGCCAGGGCGTCTCGGCGGCCTCCAGCCCGGCCAGCAGTCCCGCCAGCGGGCCGGCGCCCTCCACGGGGTCCTCCACCCGCCGCACCGGCAGCCCGTAATCCTCCTGGCCCGGGCGCACGCTCAACAGCACCGTACCCGCCACCGGCGCAACGACCCGGTACACCCGCTCGATCATCGGGCGACCCGCCACCACCGCGCGGGCCTTATCCGACCCGAAACGCCGGCCGGTTCCGCCTGCGAGGATCAACCCGGTGACGCTTTCCTTTTCCATGCCGAGACCGATACCCGGAGAACGCCGCTGTATGCTTTGCTCAAAAGAAAAGATATGCTTTTCTTCCGGACCGGCATGGTGTCCGCTGTCTGCCGGTCGTTTTTCGCTGTGCACACCGTTTTGCTGATTCGTACGCTCACATGGGGGCTGGTTCTCTGGGGAGTCACGGGCGCGGTCCGGGCTCAACCGGAGCCGGCGAGCCGAATGGCGGTCCCTTCGGTCTTCTCGGCCGAGTCCGGCCGGCCGTTTCGCCTCCATTTCACCCCGGACGAACACGGCGGGCACGCGCAGACCTGGTCGCTCGTGCAGGACGACCGGGGGTTGATCTACGTGGGCAACAACCACCGCGTGCTCGAATACGACGGCGTGGCGTGGCGGCACATCCCCATTCCGAACGAGAGCATCGCCCGCGGCCTGGCCCTCGACGACCACGGCACGGTCTTCGTCGGGGCGCAGGATGAGGTCGGCTACCTGGCGGCCGGGCGGGACGGCGTCACCCGCTACGTCTCGCTGCTGGACGCCCTGCCACCGGAAGACCGTGCCTTCGGGGACGTGTGGCGGGTGGTCGTGCTCTCGGACGGCGTCTATTTCCAGAGCACCCGGCAGATCATGCGGTGGGACGGCCGCCCGCCGATGCGGGTGTGGCGCACCGCGACGCGCTTCCGCCCGGCCACGGCGGTGCGGGACACCCTCTTCGTCTCGGAGGACGGCCGCGGTCTCCTGGCGCTCGCCGGCGACACGCTGGCTCTTGTGCCGGGCGGCGAGGTGTTCGCCGCCCGGCCGGTCTACGCGGTGCTGCCTCTGCCGGGCGGCGGCCTCGTCGTGGGCACGGCCTCCGACGGCCTCTTCCGGCGTTCGGGCGGCGCGTTCGTGCCGATGCCTACCGGCGCCGACGACGCGCTCCGCAACGGTTTTCTCTACACGGGTGTTGTGTTGCCCGGAGGCCCGCTCGCCTTCGGGACGATCCGGCGCGGCGGCGTCGTGCTCGCCCCGGACGGCCGGCTCCTGCGGCGGCTCGACCCGTCCACCGGCGTCCCGGAAGACCCCATCCTGAACCTGGCCGTCGACCGGGAAGGGGCGCTCTGGGTGGTGCAGGACGGCGGTCTCGTCCGCCTGGAAACGAACAACCCGATGACGGTCTTCGACGAAGCCCTGGGCATCGGCGGGACGGTGGAAGCGGTGGCCCGGCACCGGGGGCGGCTCTATGCGGCCACCCGCGAGGGACTCCGGCGGCTGGAGCCCGGTCCGGCAGGGATCCCCCGCTTCGCACCCGTGCCCGGCTTCGACGGCCAGATCTGGGACCTCGTCGATGCCGGGGAAACGCTGCTGGTGGCGAGCGCGGGCGGCGTGTACGCACTGCGCGACGGGCGGGCCGAACGCCTCCTGACGGCCGGCCATGCCTACACTCTGTACCCCGACCCCGGCCGGCCGGGCCGCGTCTGGGCCGGCCTGGGCGACGGGCTGGCCGTGCTCGAGCGCCGGGCCGGGCGCTGGGTGGCCGCCGGCCGCGTCGAGGGCGTCACCGAGGAGGTGCGATCCCTCGCCCGCACCGGAGCGCGGACGCTCTGGCTGGGCACGTCGTACCAGGGACTCGTCGAGGTGGTCTTTCCCGGTGACGAAACGGCCCCACCTGCCGTCTACCGGTACGGCCTCGCCGACGGCTTGCCCGAGGGCCGCATCTACCTCTTCCAGGTGGCCGGCGTGTGGAAGGCGGGGACGCTCCAGGGCCTCTTCGACTTCCGCAGCGAGCCCGGACCGGACGGCACCCGGCGGCTCGTGCTCGCCCCGGACACGGTCCTGGCTCCTGCCCTCGGCAACCCCGCCCGCGACTTCTTCCGCATGGCCGAGGACGCCGCAGGCCACGTGTGGGCGCGACTCGACGGCGAGACGGGCGTCTTCCTGCG
This window contains:
- a CDS encoding 4Fe-4S dicluster domain-containing protein, yielding MNYGFLIDNDACIGCHACSTACKSENQVPLGVNRTWVKYVETGVYPNVRRHFQVTRCNHCANPPCVRICPVTAMYQRADGIVEFDPDVCIGCKACLQACPYDAIYVDPETGTAAKCHFCAHRIEVGQEPACVVVCPEHAILAGDLDDPDSEISRRLAAGKVTVRKPEQGTAPKLFYAGGNDAALHPTATPTPPATFMWADVLDPHGGDGHDA
- a CDS encoding molybdopterin dinucleotide binding domain-containing protein, whose protein sequence is MSSDLDTSFGPPAFAETDAAPEKLTTVVHPDGRLSQYPPPERWDDWVEWDGKAWPRRVARRYTLVPTVCFNCESACGLLAYVDRETLDIRKFEGNPKHPGSRGRNCAKGPATINQTYDPERILYPLKRVGARGAGRWKRISWEQALEEIGAKMRESRLRRRDGIMYHVGRPGEDGYTNRVIQAWGVDGHNSHTNICSASARLGYYLWAGFDRPSPDYAHARTILLISSHLETGHYFNPHAQRIMEAMQQGARLITFDPRLSNTASKSDVWLPTWPGSETTVLLAIANHLIQTGRYDRAFVRRWVNWRETLRAVAEGRLAVDDDALKHEIQQATIDAGDAAFDLFDRLLKHLYGRFTFARAAAEAQVPEDRIRQAADYVADCQGRLAAHNWRSASIGNLGGWQVTRALFFLNVLTGSVGVRGGTSGNAWNKFVPKPFDQPPPFNAWNELHLPHEWPLAHYEMSFLLPHFLEEGRGTVDVYFTRVYNPMWINPDGFMWLKALRDEEKIRCHVALTPTWNESAWFADYVLPMGHAGERHDLMSQETHAGQWIAFRQPVRRVALERLGKKVRFTYEANPGEVWEENEFWIELSARMDPDGSLGIRKHFESPYRPGEIITVEEYYRWIFENSVPGLPEAAAAEGLTPLAYMRKYGAFEVTRENYAPYDRPVEAADATADALGRLRRGEEVVGVVVDGVPKAGFTTPSRRLELFSETLHAWGWKERDYTIPWPLQSHVHPDRIDRAKGEMLLLPNFRLPTLIHTRSANAKWLYEISHKNPVWMHPSDAERLGVESGDLVRVETEIGYFVDRVWVTEGIKPGVIAMSHHLGRWRLQEGMGVNRGASNLVRLHDEGGGRHNLEVLHGATAFRSWDADTERIWWKDVGVHQNLTHGVHPDPVSGAHCWLQKAVSVRKAGPDDRHGDVFVDTNRSMAVYREWLALTRSALDHSPDGTRRPYWLKRPLKPVKEAYRLPDKPFGR
- the mobA gene encoding molybdenum cofactor guanylyltransferase, whose product is MEKESVTGLILAGGTGRRFGSDKARAVVAGRPMIERVYRVVAPVAGTVLLSVRPGQEDYGLPVRRVEDPVEGAGPLAGLLAGLEAAETPWLLAVACDLPFLSEDILRTLLAACRPGLDAVVPRTPDGRLHPLCAAYATTVRPVVAEQLAAGRRALHALLDRLGAVRLVDVPAAPLRNINRPDDLPTDLR
- the nrfD gene encoding NrfD/PsrC family molybdoenzyme membrane anchor subunit; amino-acid sequence: DGHDAPPASPAPSAPPARRAAKGTPIRTPGAQGVPEPGALLIGDGRMADHMVQVAYNAQHKIPWHWPVPAYLVTKAIAAGVFMLLSLGAGLGLFAFDAPAFVAGGLVALLFLGLTTGLLVYDLERPERFLRILTRPQWKSWLVRGAFLLVGFSVVTGLWWILEAGAWLGWLDAAVADAARPWLLWAGLPLAFGTAVYTAFLFGQAEGRDLWQSTLLPLHLLVQAFVAGGAALLVLDVFLPFPAGLAHTARLAFGVALGLDLLVTFTGEFGMPHASEAAARAAHAIRHGRYRHHFWLWSVTAGHLIPLALLAAGEPVTAGLAGLLSLAGLYAYEYAFVMAPQEIPNS